The Flavobacterium jumunjinense genome includes a region encoding these proteins:
- a CDS encoding YcxB family protein: MKIQLSLYKNDFLEYQLYTDSKNKRISKKKRNTWLMLTSSFLLFAVITFYYHDKQHSYLLFIITIITFLFFPFYQRKQYKTHYSKHIEENYYNRFGQESTLNFEEEYITSNDANFETKMNYTAFEELNEIKDYYFIKLKTGGSLIIPKNKLTNSEEFHLEINKIADKFNWKKNVELDWKWK, from the coding sequence ATGAAAATACAACTCAGTCTATACAAAAACGATTTTTTAGAATATCAATTATATACAGATTCAAAGAATAAAAGAATCAGCAAAAAGAAGCGTAATACATGGTTAATGCTTACTTCTTCTTTTCTTTTATTTGCTGTAATTACTTTCTATTATCATGATAAGCAACATAGTTATTTACTTTTTATTATTACTATAATAACATTCCTTTTTTTCCCTTTTTATCAAAGAAAACAATATAAAACTCATTATTCTAAACATATTGAAGAAAATTATTATAATCGTTTTGGGCAAGAATCAACTTTAAACTTTGAAGAGGAATATATCACTTCTAATGATGCTAATTTTGAAACTAAAATGAATTATACAGCATTTGAAGAATTAAACGAAATAAAAGACTATTATTTTATTAAATTAAAAACGGGAGGAAGTCTAATAATACCAAAAAACAAATTGACGAATTCAGAAGAATTCCATCTAGAAATAAATAAAATCGCTGATAAATTCAACTGGAAGAAAAATGTGGAATTAGATTGGAAATGGAAATAA
- a CDS encoding lipocalin-like domain-containing protein, with product MKKIFLACSFIYLGASCNSEKESKPTKQHEIIGTWRLLTGVTVENKDTTLVDYTKGQELIKIITPTHFSFLRHDLNNGKDSTATFVAGGGKAKITSDKYTEYLEYCNYRDWEGGTFEFDYSIKNDTLIIKGIEKIEKLGVNHLNIETYIKEK from the coding sequence ATGAAAAAAATATTTTTAGCTTGCAGTTTCATTTATTTAGGAGCTTCATGTAATTCAGAAAAAGAATCCAAACCTACAAAACAACACGAAATAATTGGTACTTGGAGACTTTTAACTGGTGTAACTGTCGAAAACAAAGACACTACATTGGTTGATTATACAAAAGGGCAAGAATTAATAAAAATCATCACTCCTACTCATTTCTCATTTTTAAGACATGATCTAAACAATGGAAAAGATTCAACAGCAACATTTGTAGCTGGTGGTGGAAAAGCAAAAATAACATCAGACAAATATACCGAATATCTTGAATATTGTAATTATAGAGATTGGGAAGGTGGAACTTTTGAATTTGATTACAGCATTAAAAATGACACATTAATTATAAAAGGGATAGAAAAGATTGAAAAACTAGGTGTTAATCACTTAAATATAGAAACTTACATAAAAGAGAAATAA
- a CDS encoding S9 family peptidase, with protein MKTKNLIILLLMSITTQAQQFVGDWKGELDVQGMKLEIIFHIAQKDNVYTSTMDVPMQGASGVAIDKTEVNNNAITLKAQQMGIEFGGAFKNGQIVGEFRQGGMNLPLTLSSFENKLPGNTALPSSKQELDMLKAYDKGNFSYSVSDYFAKPKASGFQLSPNGKYMSYREKDENNKRHVYVKELATGNIKKVIEEKEELLRGYGWINDERLFFSMDKGGDENYHIYGVNIDGNNLKDLTPFDGVQASIDNILKEQKDYIIVSMNKNNKQVFEPFKLNIVTGELVQLYKNEDVANPIQGYEFDKDGNLRGFSKLANGVQNEMYYKDNKTGEFNLLLTTNWDDTFSIISFNYASKNKDEAYVLTNLDSDKTRVVLYDLAAKKVLKEIFSNPTFDVNGLKLARKRNYEIDNFSYEGEKYEIIPVSKLYKDIYGQMKKEFPNKEAYIVDYDDNETQFLVVVQSDKLYGTYYQYDAKTKKFKLLYDLMPQLKEADMAEMRPIQFKSRDGKTIYGYITLPKEALQGKKVPLIVNPHGGPQGVRDSWGFNPETQLFASRGYATLQVNFRISGGYGKEFLQAGFKQIGRKLMDDVEDGVAYAIEQGWVDKDKIAIYGGSHGGYATLMGLVKTPDLYACGVNYVGVSNIFTFFDSFPEYWKPYKEIVKQIWYDLDNPEEAAIAKEVSPVFQINKIKKPLFVIQGANDPRVNISESDQIVTGLRAKGFEVPYMVKYDEGHGFGKEENSIDMYEATLGFLAKNLKK; from the coding sequence ATGAAAACAAAAAATCTAATCATTTTACTACTTATGAGTATCACCACACAAGCCCAACAATTTGTTGGAGACTGGAAAGGAGAACTAGACGTTCAAGGAATGAAATTGGAAATCATATTCCATATTGCACAAAAAGACAATGTATATACTTCAACGATGGACGTACCTATGCAAGGTGCTTCAGGAGTTGCTATAGACAAAACTGAGGTCAACAACAATGCTATCACGTTAAAAGCTCAACAAATGGGAATTGAGTTTGGTGGAGCCTTTAAAAATGGACAAATTGTTGGAGAATTCCGTCAAGGAGGTATGAACCTTCCTCTAACACTATCTTCTTTCGAAAACAAACTACCTGGAAATACGGCTTTACCTTCTTCTAAGCAAGAATTAGATATGCTAAAAGCCTATGATAAAGGAAATTTCAGCTATTCGGTTTCCGATTATTTCGCAAAACCAAAAGCATCAGGATTTCAACTTTCACCTAACGGAAAATACATGTCGTATCGTGAGAAAGATGAAAACAACAAACGTCATGTATATGTTAAAGAATTAGCTACTGGAAACATAAAGAAAGTAATTGAAGAAAAAGAAGAACTACTTCGCGGTTATGGTTGGATAAATGACGAACGTTTATTCTTTTCTATGGATAAAGGTGGTGATGAAAATTACCATATATATGGTGTTAATATTGATGGTAATAATCTAAAAGACCTTACTCCTTTTGATGGTGTACAAGCAAGTATTGATAATATTTTAAAAGAACAAAAAGATTACATTATTGTTTCAATGAACAAAAACAATAAGCAAGTCTTCGAACCTTTCAAACTGAATATCGTTACTGGAGAATTAGTCCAACTGTATAAGAATGAAGATGTAGCAAATCCTATTCAAGGTTATGAGTTTGACAAAGATGGAAACCTTAGAGGCTTTAGTAAGCTAGCCAATGGTGTTCAAAATGAAATGTACTATAAAGACAATAAAACAGGAGAATTTAATTTACTTTTAACTACTAATTGGGATGATACCTTTAGTATAATAAGTTTCAATTATGCTTCGAAAAACAAAGACGAAGCCTACGTTTTAACTAATTTAGATAGTGACAAAACTCGCGTTGTTTTATACGATTTAGCTGCAAAGAAAGTCCTTAAAGAAATATTCTCGAACCCTACATTCGATGTAAACGGATTAAAGTTAGCAAGAAAGAGAAACTACGAAATTGATAATTTCTCTTATGAAGGAGAAAAATATGAAATCATACCTGTAAGTAAACTATACAAAGATATTTACGGTCAAATGAAGAAAGAATTCCCAAATAAAGAAGCTTATATTGTTGATTATGATGACAATGAAACGCAGTTTTTAGTTGTAGTTCAAAGTGATAAATTATATGGTACATATTACCAATATGATGCTAAAACAAAGAAATTTAAATTATTATATGATTTAATGCCACAGTTAAAAGAAGCTGATATGGCAGAAATGAGACCTATACAATTTAAAAGTAGAGATGGAAAAACGATTTATGGTTACATCACTTTACCAAAAGAAGCTTTACAAGGTAAAAAAGTACCCTTAATTGTAAATCCACATGGTGGACCACAAGGCGTAAGAGATTCATGGGGTTTTAATCCAGAAACACAACTATTCGCTAGTCGTGGATATGCTACTCTACAAGTTAATTTTAGAATATCTGGTGGTTATGGAAAAGAGTTTTTGCAAGCTGGTTTCAAGCAAATAGGTAGAAAATTAATGGATGATGTGGAAGATGGTGTGGCATATGCTATTGAGCAAGGTTGGGTAGACAAAGATAAAATCGCTATTTATGGAGGAAGTCATGGTGGTTATGCTACTCTAATGGGCTTAGTAAAAACTCCCGATTTATATGCTTGTGGTGTAAACTATGTTGGAGTATCTAATATTTTTACCTTCTTCGATTCTTTTCCAGAATATTGGAAACCTTACAAAGAAATTGTAAAACAAATTTGGTATGATTTAGATAATCCAGAAGAAGCTGCAATTGCTAAAGAAGTTTCACCTGTATTCCAAATTAACAAAATCAAAAAACCACTGTTTGTAATTCAAGGTGCTAATGATCCTCGTGTAAATATTTCAGAATCCGATCAAATTGTAACTGGATTGAGAGCCAAAGGATTTGAAGTACCTTATATGGTAAAGTATGATGAAGGACATGGTTTTGGTAAAGAAGAAAATTCAATTGATATGTATGAAGCTACTTTAGGTTTCTTAGCTAAAAACCTAAAGAAATAA
- a CDS encoding T9SS type A sorting domain-containing protein has translation MKKTLLLSLLAIGFNSFGQGGTTCAAPTVISANGTYSIGDLTMGTYPSETVCFAGNDSATPHARWFRYTPSLSGILTVTSDIAANVAGADTRLSLLTGSCAGPWTCVSSNDDVSGSNYRSAITNVAVTAGTAYYILWDNNWEDDNHSFDLTFTPATCFAPAPADFYLPEYVSTTEANLYWDQASPQPANYDVDWSNDFSTPVEYGTMITAASGALAYSTANIASIPASTNFRYYVRGNCGPSDKSTWAGPFYGYLPVGLPYSNDFESAANNYTDGFAGQFATFNSTGTTTPANYADGGAGVAIYTFNSTTAQSDRRGYFRGMELASGEVVTVSFKTRLYSTATVSPMAFDLTVGDSQSAAGQATIVQSFTNNSDASYVTHTATFTAPTPGIYYFGIHNNSAVGATETFLFLDTITLDTNLSTNDFNSSSANISIYPNPVNDVLNISSPDFELQSITVTDINGRIVKDNKANNTNVEMNVSDLNSGVYFINVKTIDGSVVKKFIKN, from the coding sequence ATGAAAAAAACACTACTACTTAGCTTATTGGCTATTGGTTTTAATTCTTTTGGACAAGGGGGTACTACTTGTGCAGCACCAACAGTTATTTCTGCTAACGGGACTTATTCTATCGGTGATTTAACTATGGGGACCTATCCTTCTGAAACAGTTTGTTTTGCAGGTAATGATAGCGCAACTCCACATGCAAGATGGTTTAGATATACTCCATCTCTTTCTGGAATATTAACAGTTACTTCTGATATTGCAGCTAATGTTGCAGGTGCAGATACTAGATTAAGCCTTTTAACAGGTTCTTGTGCAGGTCCTTGGACTTGTGTTTCTTCTAATGATGATGTTTCTGGATCAAATTATAGATCTGCTATTACTAATGTGGCAGTTACTGCAGGAACAGCATATTATATTTTATGGGATAATAATTGGGAGGATGATAATCATTCTTTTGATTTAACATTTACACCAGCAACTTGTTTTGCACCAGCTCCAGCTGATTTTTATTTACCTGAATATGTGTCAACAACTGAAGCTAATTTATATTGGGATCAAGCTAGTCCACAACCAGCAAATTATGATGTAGATTGGAGTAATGATTTTTCTACACCAGTAGAGTATGGTACAATGATAACTGCGGCTTCAGGAGCGTTAGCATATTCAACAGCAAACATTGCATCTATTCCGGCATCGACTAATTTTAGATATTATGTAAGAGGTAATTGTGGTCCATCTGATAAAAGTACATGGGCAGGACCTTTTTATGGGTATCTTCCAGTAGGATTGCCTTATTCTAATGATTTTGAATCAGCTGCAAATAATTATACTGATGGATTTGCAGGTCAATTTGCTACGTTTAATTCTACTGGTACAACAACACCTGCTAATTATGCAGATGGTGGTGCAGGAGTAGCGATATATACATTTAATAGTACAACAGCACAGTCTGATAGAAGAGGGTATTTTAGAGGTATGGAATTAGCTTCTGGTGAAGTTGTAACGGTATCTTTTAAAACAAGATTATACTCAACAGCAACAGTTTCTCCAATGGCTTTTGATTTAACTGTTGGTGATTCACAATCTGCTGCAGGTCAGGCTACAATAGTTCAGTCTTTTACAAATAATAGTGATGCTAGTTATGTTACTCATACAGCAACATTTACTGCTCCAACTCCTGGTATTTATTACTTTGGAATTCATAATAATTCTGCTGTAGGTGCTACTGAAACATTTTTATTTTTAGATACGATTACATTAGATACAAATTTATCAACTAATGATTTTAATTCGTCTTCTGCGAATATTTCAATCTATCCTAATCCTGTAAATGATGTATTAAATATTTCATCTCCTGATTTTGAATTACAATCGATTACTGTTACAGATATTAATGGTAGAATTGTAAAAGATAATAAAGCGAATAACACGAATGTAGAAATGAATGTTTCTGATTTAAATTCGGGTGTTTATTTTATTAATGTTAAAACTATTGATGGAAGTGTAGTTAAGAAGTTTATTAAGAACTAA
- a CDS encoding T9SS type A sorting domain-containing protein → MKKLLLLLLTFVSFFSHSQETQFYNALLSNGSTSGNSRAPQGLQRYSRTVYLITATEVTASGLINGDVINAIGFSYSTAQNVATTGNYTVYMQNTTDATNLKSNTWATAITGMTTVSNSTLTIPASVGQLNHMFAGGSAFTYTGGGLYIAFDYQNASGTVATTGNVASCSTTLTNGLKSAQSTTALQTTLTDSNWRPQTFLGKNVVCASPNGVTTSLITETGANVSWTGTGANFSIQYGVTGFSLGTGVTYNSISSPYTLTSLNSGTNYSYYIKKSCTAPNESIWAGPYNFTTVFSAAIPPYSYGFETSQDWSLLNAGTGNNWGIYTQAAPIPAAAEGTAYAGYNYHTTNAANAWLFSRRLYLTAGTSYSIKFKYKTADGATAYPENFKVTIGNDKIVAAQTNTLQTYSGITLQTWTQADLSFTPSITGDYYLGFNCFSTANQYRLAIDDVQITGGTLSSSNFEKADFKLYPNPVNSILNIGSEFNIEKAEILDTNGRIIKEFTSVGKNRTEINVSELNSGIYFINIHTEKGKSVKKFVKN, encoded by the coding sequence ATGAAAAAATTATTACTATTATTGCTAACTTTTGTTAGTTTTTTTTCTCACTCACAAGAGACTCAATTTTATAATGCACTCTTAAGCAATGGCTCAACTTCGGGTAATTCAAGAGCACCTCAAGGTCTACAACGTTATTCCAGAACTGTATATTTGATTACTGCCACAGAAGTAACTGCATCTGGTTTGATAAATGGAGATGTAATTAATGCAATAGGCTTTAGTTATTCAACAGCTCAAAATGTTGCTACTACAGGTAATTATACAGTGTATATGCAAAATACTACTGATGCAACAAATTTAAAATCGAATACTTGGGCTACAGCAATTACTGGTATGACTACTGTCAGTAATAGTACACTTACTATTCCAGCATCAGTGGGTCAGTTAAATCATATGTTTGCTGGTGGATCTGCTTTTACATATACTGGTGGAGGACTTTATATTGCATTTGATTATCAAAATGCATCAGGTACTGTTGCAACAACAGGTAATGTAGCATCTTGTAGTACAACTTTAACAAATGGGTTGAAAAGTGCTCAAAGTACAACTGCTCTACAAACTACTTTAACAGACTCAAATTGGAGACCTCAAACATTTTTAGGAAAGAATGTGGTTTGTGCTTCACCGAATGGTGTTACAACATCATTAATTACTGAAACTGGTGCAAATGTATCATGGACAGGTACTGGAGCTAATTTTTCAATTCAATATGGTGTTACAGGTTTTTCATTAGGTACTGGGGTAACATATAATTCAATTTCATCTCCATATACATTAACAAGTTTAAATTCGGGTACTAATTATAGTTATTACATTAAAAAATCGTGTACTGCACCAAATGAAAGCATATGGGCTGGGCCGTATAATTTTACAACAGTATTTTCAGCTGCAATACCACCTTACTCTTATGGTTTTGAAACAAGTCAAGATTGGTCTTTATTAAATGCTGGTACTGGAAATAATTGGGGAATATATACTCAAGCAGCACCAATACCTGCAGCAGCAGAAGGTACAGCTTATGCAGGATATAATTATCATACAACTAATGCTGCTAATGCATGGTTATTTTCAAGACGTTTATATTTAACAGCAGGTACAAGTTATTCAATTAAGTTTAAATACAAAACTGCAGATGGTGCAACAGCATATCCAGAAAATTTTAAAGTAACAATTGGTAATGATAAAATTGTTGCAGCTCAAACAAATACATTACAAACTTATAGTGGAATAACACTTCAAACTTGGACTCAAGCTGATTTAAGTTTTACACCTTCAATAACAGGTGATTATTATTTAGGATTTAATTGCTTTTCTACAGCAAATCAATACAGATTAGCAATTGATGATGTTCAAATAACTGGAGGAACATTAAGTTCTTCAAATTTTGAAAAAGCCGACTTTAAATTGTATCCAAATCCTGTAAATTCTATTTTAAATATAGGTAGTGAGTTTAATATTGAAAAAGCCGAGATTTTAGATACAAATGGAAGAATTATTAAAGAATTTACTTCTGTTGGTAAAAATAGAACAGAAATTAATGTTTCTGAATTGAATTCTGGAATTTACTTTATAAATATTCATACTGAAAAAGGTAAGTCAGTTAAGAAATTTGTGAAAAATTAA